The proteins below are encoded in one region of Williamwhitmania sp.:
- a CDS encoding VWA domain-containing protein, with amino-acid sequence MFRFANAEYLYLLIAIPFLLVIFYLAMQIRRRAIKRFGDPSIISELMPEASSSRPWVKASILSLVAISLIFALARPQLGSKLKDVKRKGVELIICLDVSNSMLAQDIMPNRLERAKQAIAQMVDKLTDDRIGLIVFAGDAYVQLPVTSDYVSAKMFLNTINPGIVPVQGTAIGKAIELGINSFTPGSEKSRVMVIITDGENHEDDAIAAARDAAEKGIVIHTIGVGSPQGAPIPLSPGGTNFLTDSKGKIVVTKLDESVLMGIAAATGGRYTLATNSNFGLNEVLADIRKMDKQNFNSKVYSEYDDKFQYFLWFALFLLFVEYFILERKNRWQEKLEIFKARLK; translated from the coding sequence CAGAATATTTGTATTTGTTAATAGCGATTCCATTTCTTCTTGTCATATTTTATTTGGCAATGCAGATAAGGAGAAGGGCGATAAAGCGGTTTGGCGACCCCAGCATCATTTCCGAGCTAATGCCGGAGGCTTCAAGTTCACGCCCTTGGGTAAAAGCCTCTATACTTTCACTGGTGGCAATATCGCTCATTTTTGCTCTTGCTCGGCCCCAGTTGGGCTCCAAGCTAAAGGATGTGAAGCGAAAAGGGGTTGAACTTATTATTTGTCTAGACGTTTCCAACAGTATGCTTGCTCAAGATATCATGCCAAACCGGCTTGAACGGGCAAAGCAGGCCATTGCACAAATGGTTGATAAGCTCACCGATGATCGAATTGGGCTAATTGTGTTCGCTGGTGATGCCTATGTGCAGCTGCCAGTGACTTCCGATTACGTTTCAGCTAAGATGTTTCTGAATACTATTAATCCAGGAATTGTTCCTGTACAAGGAACTGCAATTGGTAAGGCCATTGAGTTGGGCATAAACTCCTTTACACCAGGGAGTGAGAAGAGTAGGGTAATGGTAATTATTACCGATGGCGAAAATCACGAAGATGATGCCATTGCAGCTGCTCGCGATGCTGCAGAAAAGGGGATTGTAATTCATACCATCGGCGTGGGAAGCCCACAAGGAGCTCCCATTCCATTATCACCCGGAGGTACGAATTTTCTTACCGATTCAAAAGGAAAAATTGTTGTTACCAAGCTCGATGAAAGTGTGTTAATGGGAATTGCCGCAGCAACTGGTGGAAGGTATACATTGGCTACAAACTCTAACTTTGGCCTTAACGAGGTTCTTGCCGACATTCGAAAAATGGACAAGCAGAACTTTAACTCCAAGGTGTATTCCGAATATGATGATAAGTTTCAGTATTTTCTCTGGTTTGCCCTCTTCCTGCTTTTTGTTGAATATTTCATTCTAGAACGGAAGAATCGGTGGCAGGAAAAATTGGAGATATTTAAAGCTCGATTGAAATGA